One genomic region from Raphanus sativus cultivar WK10039 unplaced genomic scaffold, ASM80110v3 Scaffold0468, whole genome shotgun sequence encodes:
- the LOC108830278 gene encoding glucan endo-1,3-beta-glucosidase 11 isoform X2, translating into MRSSGLLLLNFLFFFFSPILTGAFVGTYGINYGRIADNIPSPDKVVLLLKQAKIRNVRIYDADHTVLQAFSGTGLDLVVGLPNGFLKEMSSNADHALTWVKDNVQSFLPNTRIRGIAIGNEVLGGGDSELSGALLGAAKNVYNALKKMNLEGTVQITTAHSQAVFADSYPPSSCVFKENVVQYMKPLLDFFDQIGSPFCLNAYPFLAYTYNPTQIDINYALFKPTEGIYDAKTNLRYDNMLDAQIDAAYMALEDAGFKEMEVMITETGWASKGDSDEPAATPENARTYNYNLRKRLAKKKGTPLRPKTVLKAYIFALFNENSKPGKSSETHFGLFKPDGTISYDIGFNSLKSDSSSKAASCYVASLLISISVFLLMI; encoded by the exons ATGAGAAGTTCTGGGTTACTTCTTCTcaacttcctcttcttcttcttcagtccGATTTTGACAG GAGCATTCGTTGGAACGTATGGGATAAACTATGGAAGGATTGCTGATAACATCCCTTCCCCCGATAAAGTAGTCTTACTTCTAAAGCAAGCTAAAATCCGTAACGTGCGTATATACGATGCTGACCACACTGTCCTTCAAGCTTTCAGTGGCACTGGTCTAGACCTTGTCGTTGGACTCCCTAACGGTTTCTTGAAAGAGATGAGTTCTAACGCTGATCATGCACTCACTTGGGTCAAAGACAATGTCCAGTCTTTCTTACCTAACACTCGCATCCGTGGTATCGCCATAGGGAACGAAGTCCTCGGCGGCGGCGATTCCGAGCTCTCCGGAGCCTTGCTAGGCGCTGCAAAGAACGTATACAATGCTTTGAAGAAAATGAATCTTGAGGGAACGGTGCAGATCACCACGGCTCATTCGCAAGCCGTGTTTGCTGATTCGTACCCGCCTTCCTCTTGTGTTTTCAAGGAGAATGTTGTCCAGTACATGAAGCCTCTGCTTGACTTCTTTGATCAGATTGGCTCTCCCTTTTGTTTGAACGCTTACCCTTTCCTGGCCTACACTTATAATCCCACTCAGATCGATATCAACTATGCGCTTTTCAAGCCAACCGAAGGGATCTACGACGCGAAAACCAATCTGCGGTATGATAACATGCTTGATGCTCAGATTGATGCCGCTTACATGGCGCTGGAAGATGCTGGGTTCAAGGAGATGGAGGTCATGATTACTGAGACAGGGTGGGCTTCTAAAGGAGATTCAGATGAACCAGCTGCGACCCCTGAGAACGCGAGGACCTATAACTATAACCTCAGGAAGAGGCTTGCGAAGAAGAAAGGGACACCTCTTAGACCCAAAACTGTGCTCAAAGCATACATCTTTGCTTTGTTCAATGAAAATTCTAAACCGGGCAAAAGTTCTGAGACCCACTTTGGACTTTTTAAGCCTGATGGAACCATATCATATGATATTGGATTCAACAGCCTAAAGTCAGATTCATCCTCAAAG GCAGCTTCGTGCTATGTGGCATCATTACTCATCTCTATCTCTGTTTTCCTCCTGATGATATAA
- the LOC108830278 gene encoding glucan endo-1,3-beta-glucosidase 11 isoform X1: protein MRSSGLLLLNFLFFFFSPILTAKGAFVGTYGINYGRIADNIPSPDKVVLLLKQAKIRNVRIYDADHTVLQAFSGTGLDLVVGLPNGFLKEMSSNADHALTWVKDNVQSFLPNTRIRGIAIGNEVLGGGDSELSGALLGAAKNVYNALKKMNLEGTVQITTAHSQAVFADSYPPSSCVFKENVVQYMKPLLDFFDQIGSPFCLNAYPFLAYTYNPTQIDINYALFKPTEGIYDAKTNLRYDNMLDAQIDAAYMALEDAGFKEMEVMITETGWASKGDSDEPAATPENARTYNYNLRKRLAKKKGTPLRPKTVLKAYIFALFNENSKPGKSSETHFGLFKPDGTISYDIGFNSLKSDSSSKAASCYVASLLISISVFLLMI, encoded by the exons ATGAGAAGTTCTGGGTTACTTCTTCTcaacttcctcttcttcttcttcagtccGATTTTGACAG CTAAAGGAGCATTCGTTGGAACGTATGGGATAAACTATGGAAGGATTGCTGATAACATCCCTTCCCCCGATAAAGTAGTCTTACTTCTAAAGCAAGCTAAAATCCGTAACGTGCGTATATACGATGCTGACCACACTGTCCTTCAAGCTTTCAGTGGCACTGGTCTAGACCTTGTCGTTGGACTCCCTAACGGTTTCTTGAAAGAGATGAGTTCTAACGCTGATCATGCACTCACTTGGGTCAAAGACAATGTCCAGTCTTTCTTACCTAACACTCGCATCCGTGGTATCGCCATAGGGAACGAAGTCCTCGGCGGCGGCGATTCCGAGCTCTCCGGAGCCTTGCTAGGCGCTGCAAAGAACGTATACAATGCTTTGAAGAAAATGAATCTTGAGGGAACGGTGCAGATCACCACGGCTCATTCGCAAGCCGTGTTTGCTGATTCGTACCCGCCTTCCTCTTGTGTTTTCAAGGAGAATGTTGTCCAGTACATGAAGCCTCTGCTTGACTTCTTTGATCAGATTGGCTCTCCCTTTTGTTTGAACGCTTACCCTTTCCTGGCCTACACTTATAATCCCACTCAGATCGATATCAACTATGCGCTTTTCAAGCCAACCGAAGGGATCTACGACGCGAAAACCAATCTGCGGTATGATAACATGCTTGATGCTCAGATTGATGCCGCTTACATGGCGCTGGAAGATGCTGGGTTCAAGGAGATGGAGGTCATGATTACTGAGACAGGGTGGGCTTCTAAAGGAGATTCAGATGAACCAGCTGCGACCCCTGAGAACGCGAGGACCTATAACTATAACCTCAGGAAGAGGCTTGCGAAGAAGAAAGGGACACCTCTTAGACCCAAAACTGTGCTCAAAGCATACATCTTTGCTTTGTTCAATGAAAATTCTAAACCGGGCAAAAGTTCTGAGACCCACTTTGGACTTTTTAAGCCTGATGGAACCATATCATATGATATTGGATTCAACAGCCTAAAGTCAGATTCATCCTCAAAG GCAGCTTCGTGCTATGTGGCATCATTACTCATCTCTATCTCTGTTTTCCTCCTGATGATATAA